The genomic interval GCATGGAGGATTCCTGGCGTTGCACCATTTGCTCTTTGCCTATTCTTCTCCAAATTGGTGGCGTACACCTTCCTTTATTGGCTCCCCTTTTACATCAGCCACACAGGTAGTCACTCTGAGAAACTCCATTCACAATTCAGCATTGGTGCTAACGAACAAGGCTTCTATGTTCATATGCAGCTATCAATGGAAGATACTTGTCGGACTCGACAGCTGGGACACTGTCAACGCTGTTTGATGTTGGAGGTGTGGCAGGCGGCATCCTCGCCGGCCACATCTCAGATCGACTCGACGCCCGAGCAACTACCGCAGCTAGTTTCATCTACTGTGCCATCCCTGCTCTCTTCTTCTACCGTATTTACGGGAGCATCTCCCTGTGGTGGAACATCACTCTCATGTTTGTTGCCGGTGTGTTTGTCAACGGGCCCTATGCACTTATAACAACAGCTGTGTCGGCAGATTTGGGCACACATAGCTCCCTAAATGGCAATTCCCGAGCCTTGGCCACCGTGACTGCTATCATCGACGGGACTGGCTCGGTCGGCGCTGCCATTGGCCCTCTGCTAACGGGTTATATATCGACCCGGAGCTGGAGTGCAGTGTTCACTATGTTGATGGTGGCAGCTTTGGTAGCTGGGCTGCTCTTAACCAGACTCGTCGTAGCCGAACTGTCTGCTAAGATTGAGTCGAGATCCCAAACTGGTCGGCCGTCGGGGTCCTCTGTTCCGGAGACACTTGTGTGAGATTAGGCCGAACTTCTGCAAGACGGTTACGTTCTTGAAAATTTTGACAGAGGTGGGCTCGTTGCTTGCTTGCTGTCGATAAGAACACCGGTGGCAGTAGCATTTGATCCTTCAACAACATATCGCTTCCTGTAAATTaagtctcttctttttcttcttgaagaagTCCCGTTGTAGCAATATTGTATTGCTCAAACGTAGCGGGGGAAATTATATGGTGTTATATATGCTATCGAAATATAATCTTGAGAGTGGAAAGTGAAGTAGGATCGGTGAGGAAGTACTTAAGCAGGATCGTGAAGATCCCACCTCTATTCCATCGATTTCACATTTGATTTTATTTCTTGTAATTTCAATTCTTATCATGGTTggtgtttcttttggttttacTAATTCTTCATTGTGCCATATTGCCATGTCTTGTATATGATGATTTCAGAACATCTCGTTTCAGGTGATGCGTAAAATCTGCATGTCTTGAAGCTTTAGCGAATCTATCAACCGATAACCGAGAACTTAATGGTAAGTTTCTCACACGGCAGCTGGGTGTATGTCACATTGCATGAAGTTAAATTTTAGTATATAGAAGTTATTCagtttttttcttcaaaattccTTAATGGCTTTTAGTGACCTTTTGATTACTAAAAGatcattaagttttttttttaaactaaaacaATCTTTTTATGGTCATATAACAATTGTGATATAATCATTGAGTTTACGATATTCCTAAAAGTTTATTCAtatataattcttattatttttttaatcactACTTAGATGACAATCAAAATATTTGAGTAAAACACTttaataattttcttttgtttttcaaatgataatataagatcattattattttttataatattcttaAAAGTctattcattttttaaaaattattattttaatggtAAAAATGATTAAATAAAATCGTCGCCATTTGTTAATaaataaacttaaactaaaaatcAGGCTTTGGTAAAGCCTCCCAGTCACAGCCCTATTTTCTTTCTGCTTTTGTACCGATCTGTGTTCTATCTGCAGATTCCCTCCTTCCCCAAATATGGAACTATAAAATGATCGGCATGGATGATGTCAGAGAAAGAGGACCGGCAGCTGATGTCGTCGCCACGAGCCAAGGGGTGGTAGTTTTGTCGCGATCTCCTAATGAAAACCCTGGAGATGGCAATCCGCCGGCGGCTGCTCTCGCCGACATCCTGAAGGCGCTCGAAGTCGTAGAGAGGGATTCCGTCGCCATTACCGAGAGCTTTACCTCCCTGTTCTCCTCCCTCCGTCTCGTTCTGGCAGAGGTATGACGTCTTTCATTCCTTAACTCTTCTCTCCGATTGAGGCGTCTGATCCACGGATAGAATCCCTTTCGAAATCATGGATCGTTTTGGTGTTTTTTGTATAACGTCCATGTTGAGTAGTTATTTTGTATTTGACGTCAATATATCTCTCCATCTAGGGTTTTCATGTGCTTATCGTGCGGTCGTGGTTAGTGCGAGCGTTTAGGGTTGCGGCAACAAAGGGTTCGAAGTAGACGCGATTTGAGAGTGCTCTTTCATGCTGCTGCTATGTGAAGGGGCCTTTAGAATCCGTATGATTCAGGTGGGACTAATCCTCCTAACTGCTCACATTCGAACGCAAGGATTAATCCCTCCGGATCAAACGGACATGAAGATTACCTTCACCCTCAGTCACCGGGGAGGGGTGCCTTCAAATTAGTTTTTGTCCCAAAGGACAGAGACACTTCTGTGCCAGAATGTGAATTTAGTTAGAGATGGTCACATTATAAATTCTAACTTATTAACTTGTTATCCAGTTTTCTTAGTTCAGAAATCAGAAtccatgatgaaaagaaaaacccTTTTATATTTCCTTACTCTACATAGCCAAAGGATACCACTGAGGTGAACACAAAAATACTCTGTTTAGTAGGAGTGGGCATGTGTTTGATTATTGCTTATGTTCTTTTTATTGTTCAGGATGATCAATAGATACTATAATGATTAGTAGTTGTTAAAAGTAGCTTATTAATTAGTATGTACCATTGtgatctctttttttttaaaaaaaaatctgatttaaACAAAACCAAACCAGATCCGAATTGAAATTTGCAGTTCTGTTTCAAGCCAAACCATTTCAGTTTGGTTTTGGGTTGATTTGGGTTTGGTTTTGCCTATGAAATTGGTTAACCGAACCATGCCTAACCCTTCTCTTTAGGTTTTGGAGAGAACCTCTGAACTTTTTCATTCACTCATAATGGCTTTTGTCCTTGACAATATGCATGATTTGCAGGCCTCTAGTACCTCACTTGAGAACATGCAGTGCTTTAATGATGTCGTTGGTCGTCTACAAGAATCTGGTACCTGGGTATACCTtgcatataatttaaattttagttacacTCTTTTATAGAATGTTAAATCTATCAGACATTGTCCACTTCCAAATTATAATATCAAGAATGTACCATCATTAATGATTGAATAAGATGCTCACATATATGTCTAAGTGGTCTCCTCATGTTGAAGCATAGAAATCAACCATTCCCAACTTGAAGAACAAAGTACTAATGAAAAGATAACTGTTAGAGAAATTAAAGTGGCACTTAGTTATCTTAATCTGAAAAAAAAACTActctagagaaataccaagtgaAGGTCTTGCTCCTTCACATTTTGCCTAATACAACAATGCTTCTTTTGTTTGTTCCTATAATCTTAACTATTTCGTCCATCATGCaacattaaatttattatttggaATAAATTTTATAGGAACACAAACTGAATGATTTCTTAGATAACATGGTTTTTGTTTTGTTGTACCCTTATTGTGTCACTTAGAAGTGGAATAAAATCTAATGCCTTACACAATatatgttgaaaagataaatCTAACACCATATGTCGGAGGCCTTATGCATTACGTTTGGCTCCATTAATCTATACCTAAGAGATGTGGATTAAAATCTGTCATTTATAGTTCAGTGAGGGGGCATACCAGCCTTTCTTTTATGATATGAGAATTATGTGATCTGGAACACTGAGATCATGATGGAAAAGCTGTGGGAACAATTAATGATCTGTCTTCAGACcaagtcattttttatttttagcctGATTAGTAACTTTTTCTTGGAATTATATGCATCTTATATTCTTCAATGACATCTCTTTAAGTTGATGTGGTAAAaaaatatgcagaattttcatGTGCATATTATTACTCTTTTTTGTTGTTATTTATAGCCATTATCAAAAGGTGAACCGCAAaatcttttatatttttcatttcttttaggGAAGATCATGACATCATTATCATTGCTTTGTACAGCTATTTTTTTTCCTCATACTTGATGATTAAACTATGCAATATGAATCAATACGCTTTATTTCATCATGATCAGCCCAACCATGACTCTTATCTTTAGTCCTTAATTTGCAGCGCTTGATGCCGCAACGAAGGGCAATCATTACATAAATTCATACCTGAGGTTCTTTCTTATTCAGTAGCTTAATATACTCTTGCCATTTGATTAATCAAACCTTTAAACATTTAATCATTAGTTTTTTTTCAATCCTTGAATATCAACCCTTGGCACATGAAAAATTCTTTCATGTATATGTTTTCCCTTTTTTCCTTTCCATTCTTTATTAAATTGTAATTTCCTAATGTAAATGTTTACTATGTTTTACATGCATGATTTTAGTGATCCATGT from Zingiber officinale cultivar Zhangliang chromosome 6B, Zo_v1.1, whole genome shotgun sequence carries:
- the LOC121992135 gene encoding uncharacterized protein LOC121992135, whose protein sequence is MIGMDDVRERGPAADVVATSQGVVVLSRSPNENPGDGNPPAAALADILKALEVVERDSVAITESFTSLFSSLRLVLAEASSTSLENMQCFNDVVGRLQESALDAATKGNHYINSYLRLHEEMRNLETLALQLQVLRKNVDSLDQIYKDELRDPRRLKDKDKVVNCYYIQVI